In Pecten maximus chromosome 10, xPecMax1.1, whole genome shotgun sequence, one genomic interval encodes:
- the LOC117335697 gene encoding carboxy-terminal kinesin 2-like produces the protein MSQRPLATLNGTSSRLPRLPAPKISSKMPVPMKRTRSPDELPSEKRICLESRFSTDSNSSTSSSSSLRSQTSGSKLRSQTSGSKLRSQTSGSSLRTQATGSNLRANTNVLNKPKAVAGKPPTMTRTVPSRTGLTRSNSVAVKPTVKQSVTRSTMVSRGGPAAPPTRTTSGQQAQKVPESGGGGGVKKRQAWDLKGRLQDMEFILKEQKTSSTDLMMQLKINNDRIFSLENQNSHLSGTVAQKEQVASAASEEISILKKQIREEEEKFDSIKRKLQGDINDMTFLKESLERQKRQLDGEVTAANAEISGLKTTVAQMTSAQAGMSAELEATKISLEAAMRAGRQKDEEICRLKGVVRSQEDTIEDFNAKFREHETARRKLHNTIQELKGNIRVFCRVRPLIGDECLGNNGEVQHMNFPDMDQKVLELEKIGDMSMNESCLTASRRGNKFEFSFDRVFQPTSTQSEVFEEISQLIQSALDGYNVCIFAYGQTGSGKTYTMEGGSVDDPESQGMIPRSVIQIFESIKELETKGWKYNMEASFLEIYNETIRDLLGNGKDELKHEIKLTGTSSNDVTVTNLTLVTVETDKQISTLLKRASHNRAVAETKCNEHSSRSHSVLRLKLTGENSLSGESCVGTLNLVDLAGSERLKDSGSEGQRLKETLSINKSLSTLGNVIMALGNKDNHVPYRNSKLTYLLQNSLGGNSKTLMFVNASPKEECFQETLNSLRFATKVNQCNIGTAQKKAK, from the exons ATGAGCCAG AGGCCATTAGCAACTTTAAATGGTACAAGTAGTAGGCTGCCACGATTACCGGCACCCAAGATTTCTTCAAAGATGCCTGTGCCAATGAAGAGGACAAGAAGTCCAGATGAG TTGCCTTCAGAAAAGAGGATATGTCTGGAAAGCCGCTTCTCAACAGATTCTAACTCCAGCACCAGCAGTAGTTCCAGTCTCCGCTCCCAAACATCTGGATCAAAACTCCGCTCACAAACATCTGGATCAAAACTCCGCTCACAAACATCTGGATCGAGTCTTCGTACACAAGCAACTGGATCAAATTTACGTGCAAATACcaatgttttaaataaaccTAAAGCTGTGGCAGGAAAACCTCCAACCATGACAAGGACTGTGCCTTCCAGGACAGGCCTAACAAGATCCAATTCTGTGGCAGTAAAGCCAACTGTCAAACAGA GTGTTACAAGGTCAACAATGGTATCTCGTGGAGGTCCAGCTGCACCACCTACAAGGACAACTTCTGGTCAGCAAGCACAAAAGGTTCCAG AAAGTGGTGGAGGTGGCGGGGTGAAGAAGCGTCAAGCTTGGGACCTAAAAGGGCGCCTCCAGGACATGGAGTTTATATTGAAAGAACAGAAAACCTCCAGTACTGATCTGATGATGCAGCTTAAGATCAACAATGATCGCATCTTCTCCCTGGAGAATCAGAACAGCCACCTATCTGGTACTGTTGCCCAGAAGGAACAGGTAGCCTCTGCTGCCTCAGAGGAGATTTCCATTCTCAAGAAACAGATCAG AGAAGAGGAAGAAAAGTTTGACAGTATAAAAAGAAAACTGCAGGGAGATATCAATGATATGACTTTCCTGAAAGAGTCGTTGGAGCGTCAGAAACGTCAGCTAGATGGTGAAGTCACTGCTGCCAATGCTGAGATCAGCGGCCTCAAAACGACTGTAGCACAGATGACATCAGCTCAAGCTGGCATGTCTGCTGAGTTAGAGGCAACAAAG ATTTCACTAGAGGCTGCCATGAGAGCAGGCCGACAGAAGGATGAGGAGATCTGTAGACTAAAGGGAGTTGTGAGGTCACAAGAAGACACCATTGAAGACTTCAATGCTAAGTTCAGAGAGCATGAGACAGCACGGCGTAAACTTCACAACACTATACAGGAGCTGAAG GGTAATATTCGTGTCTTTTGTCGTGTACGCCCTCTAATTGGAGATGAGTGTTTGGGTAACAATGGTGAGGTCCAGCACATGAACTTTCCTGACATGGACCAGAAGGTCCTGGAGCTGGAGAAAATTGGGGATATGTCCATGAACGAG agtTGTCTGACAGCAAGTCGACGGGGGAACAAATTTGAGTTTTCATTTGACAGAGTTTTCCAGCCTACCTCTACACAATCAGAAGTGTTTGAAGAGATTTCACAGTTGATACAG AGTGCACTAGATGGCTACAATGTCTGTATCTTTGCCTATGGACAGACAGGCTCTGGTAAAACCTATACGATGGAAGGTGGATCTGTGGATGACCCAGAAAGCCAGGGGATGATCCCCAGGTCTGTCATTCAGATCTTTGAGAGTATCAAGGAGCTGGAGACGAAAGGATGGAAG tataatATGGAGGCCTCTTTCTTAGAAATTTACAATGAAACAATCCGAGACCTGCTAGGAAATGGCAAAGATGAGCTTAAACATGAGATCAAGTTGACAGGGACTAGCAGTAACGATGTCACTGTGACAAACCTCACACTGGTCACCGTGGAAACAGACAAACAG ATCAGCACTTTGCTGAAGAGAGCATCACACAATAGGGCTGTGGCAGAGACAAAATGTAACGAGCACTCATCGCGGAGCCACAGCGTGTTGAGGCTGAAACTCACTGGGGAAAACTCACTCAGCGGAGAGTCCTGTGTTG GAACCCTGAATTTAGTCGATTTGGCAGGAAGTGAGAGGCTGAAGGATTCTGGGTCAGAAGGTCAGCGACTTAAGGAGACTCTGAGTATCAACAAGAGCTTGAGTACATTAGGAAATGTAATCATGGCCCTTGGTAATAAG GATAACCATGTTCCCTATCGGAACTCCAAACTGACGTACCTCCTACAGAACTCCCTTGGTGGTAACAGTAAAACCCTCATGTTTGTCAATGCTTCCCCAAAAGAGGAGTGCTTCCAGGAAACACTCAACTCTCTGCGTTTCGCAACCAAG GTGAATCAGTGCAATATTGGTACTGCCCAGAAgaaagcaaaataa